A window of the candidate division KSB1 bacterium genome harbors these coding sequences:
- a CDS encoding heavy-metal-associated domain-containing protein, producing MAQTETLQLDIHGMTCNGCVKNVTGVLQKVPGVTSVEVSLEQKRARIVYSPAQAGPGQLKAAVEDAGFDVV from the coding sequence ATGGCCCAAACGGAAACCCTGCAACTCGACATTCACGGCATGACCTGCAACGGTTGCGTGAAAAACGTGACGGGCGTGCTGCAAAAAGTCCCCGGCGTAACCAGCGTGGAAGTCTCTCTGGAACAAAAGCGCGCCAGGATAGTCTACAGTCCGGCCCAGGCTGGACCCGGCCAGCTCAAGGCTGCGGTCGAAGATGCCGGATTTGATGTGGTTTGA
- a CDS encoding glycine zipper 2TM domain-containing protein, translated as MKQSKIILMLGLVVAVAGCASSKSGDTYTRDEARRVQNVQMGVVEGSRPIKIEGTKSGIGTGAGAIVGGIAGSSTGQGKGSSIGAVLGAVAGGVVGAAAEEGFTREEGMEITVRLENGRLISVVQGGKEQFQPGDRVRVLGSGGETRVTH; from the coding sequence ATGAAACAGTCCAAGATAATACTCATGTTGGGCCTGGTTGTTGCCGTCGCTGGTTGCGCCAGCAGCAAATCCGGCGATACCTACACGCGCGACGAAGCGCGGCGGGTACAGAATGTCCAGATGGGCGTGGTGGAAGGCTCTCGCCCGATCAAGATTGAAGGCACCAAGAGCGGGATCGGCACCGGGGCGGGCGCTATTGTCGGCGGCATTGCCGGCAGCTCTACCGGGCAGGGCAAGGGCAGTTCGATCGGCGCCGTTCTGGGCGCGGTGGCGGGCGGCGTGGTGGGCGCGGCAGCCGAAGAAGGTTTTACCCGCGAGGAAGGAATGGAAATAACGGTAAGGCTGGAAAACGGGCGTTTGATTTCCGTGGTGCAGGGTGGCAAGGAGCAGTTTCAGCCAGGCGACCGGGTGCGCGTATTGGGGA